One genomic segment of Rivularia sp. PCC 7116 includes these proteins:
- a CDS encoding GNAT family N-acetyltransferase → MQVEIINSIQQFDKLEKNWNNVYVSDSYAQIFLSWSWLRGWLEVVPHDWFILAIKPKPNSPYVAFFPLAIRSLEWANVNVYRALQTCAHPIADYTGFLCSPEYEEDAIKNFASYIRQNLQWDVFHIKDIQDSRLDIFVKHFSQSDFQLTSNRGIGCPYIPLPDEWEKYLQNFISRKPRKNLRSALKKVEQNSDFNFTNIADDNLENQIEVLFELWQIKWGKQPESVLNTYRNVFRQCAKSNSLWIDILWDKTTPVAATGIYVDNNKKVVYGQMTGFNPEYSKLSPGRVMMAFSIKKAIENQFKNYDLLRGDLDYKFSLLGAHKRWNTDYKITRNNLRANTIRLAQYSKKLLSLSR, encoded by the coding sequence ATGCAAGTAGAAATTATTAATAGTATTCAACAGTTCGATAAATTAGAAAAAAATTGGAATAATGTCTACGTTTCAGACTCTTACGCTCAAATATTCCTATCATGGTCTTGGCTGCGTGGATGGTTGGAAGTAGTTCCACACGACTGGTTTATATTAGCTATCAAACCCAAACCCAATTCACCCTATGTTGCTTTTTTTCCGCTAGCAATACGTTCTCTAGAATGGGCTAATGTCAACGTTTACAGGGCATTGCAAACTTGCGCTCATCCCATCGCAGACTATACAGGATTTCTCTGTTCTCCAGAATATGAAGAGGATGCGATTAAGAATTTTGCATCGTATATCCGTCAAAATTTACAGTGGGACGTTTTTCATATCAAAGATATACAAGACTCCAGATTAGATATTTTCGTCAAACACTTTTCCCAAAGCGATTTTCAACTTACGAGCAATCGCGGTATAGGCTGCCCTTATATTCCTTTGCCTGACGAATGGGAAAAATACTTACAAAACTTTATTAGTCGCAAACCTCGCAAGAATTTACGCAGTGCATTAAAAAAAGTAGAGCAGAATAGCGACTTCAATTTCACCAATATTGCAGATGATAATCTTGAAAATCAAATTGAAGTCTTATTTGAACTCTGGCAGATTAAATGGGGAAAACAGCCCGAGTCCGTCTTAAATACCTATCGTAATGTTTTTCGACAATGTGCAAAAAGCAATTCTTTGTGGATAGATATTTTGTGGGATAAAACAACACCAGTAGCCGCTACTGGAATCTATGTTGACAACAACAAAAAAGTTGTTTACGGACAAATGACTGGTTTTAATCCCGAATACTCTAAATTATCACCGGGCAGAGTGATGATGGCATTTAGTATCAAAAAAGCTATTGAAAACCAGTTCAAAAATTATGATTTGCTTAGAGGAGATTTAGATTATAAATTCTCCTTGTTAGGAGCGCATAAAAGATGGAATACCGATTATAAAATTACTCGGAATAATTTAAGAGCAAATACAATCAGACTGGCTCAATATTCTAAAAAGTTATTGTCTCTATCAAGGTAA
- a CDS encoding TetR/AcrR family transcriptional regulator: MPKIVDREKYRKELLWKSFDLFASKGYSTVTMREIANELGVSTGTLYHYFPNKEALFLQLVEEQFQQDIINFLAESGDIKYIPERIRALVGFVEKNEEYFISQILLWSNFYQQQGKSEVLNNEILKKVAQKSREELLKYLEIEDKVVADFVVNFLNGLICVRMFEGEMVSYQEQGELLVQMVSGYLANW, translated from the coding sequence ATGCCAAAAATTGTAGATCGCGAAAAGTATAGGAAAGAACTGCTATGGAAAAGCTTTGACTTATTTGCCTCTAAAGGTTACAGTACCGTAACCATGCGCGAAATTGCTAACGAATTGGGCGTTTCAACAGGGACTTTGTATCATTATTTTCCCAATAAAGAAGCTTTATTTTTACAGTTGGTAGAAGAACAGTTCCAGCAAGACATTATAAATTTTCTAGCTGAATCTGGGGACATAAAATATATACCAGAACGAATCAGAGCTTTGGTTGGTTTTGTTGAAAAAAACGAAGAGTATTTTATCAGTCAAATATTGCTTTGGAGTAATTTTTATCAACAGCAGGGGAAAAGTGAAGTTTTAAATAATGAAATTTTAAAGAAAGTTGCACAGAAATCCAGAGAAGAATTATTAAAGTACTTAGAAATTGAAGACAAAGTGGTTGCTGATTTTGTCGTCAATTTTCTCAATGGGTTAATTTGCGTGCGAATGTTTGAAGGTGAAATGGTTTCTTATCAAGAACAAGGAGAATTATTGGTGCAAATGGTGAGTGGCTATTTAGCTAATTGGTAA
- a CDS encoding GUN4 domain-containing protein yields the protein MTLQLHGWFYEKLQEALLSAYPAPGVLEQFVLFNLNKSLNEITGSNLSEQIFNLIQLEKSCGEICIQKLVDKAYEDKPLNEQVQVVKDLFEKTQKQVEFTLVLNDAVDEVNNSQAEYIAEELSKILQDPCLNKIEFDSRKIFLRSSEEGLETFKTLFDSGELAEILSYDIETLENADGNNLVPISINKRLDTLENLLAEKKWKEADEETSIILLQAAAQEERGWLQPEDIEKIDCNILFKIDDMWMDSSQNYFGFSVQKFVWEQLQEQLESNVSDTEKEREFAKQVQWCVQEKGERWIQIAKSQIVWGYDKQIRGYLPTPPPAVTGDNVIKVCVTLALVERLAKYQQQLMN from the coding sequence ATGACATTACAATTACACGGTTGGTTTTATGAAAAACTGCAAGAAGCTCTTTTGAGTGCTTATCCTGCACCTGGGGTATTGGAACAGTTTGTGTTATTTAACTTAAATAAAAGTTTGAATGAAATAACTGGTAGCAATTTATCCGAGCAAATTTTTAATTTAATTCAGTTAGAAAAGTCTTGCGGTGAAATATGCATCCAAAAACTGGTTGATAAAGCTTATGAAGATAAACCATTAAACGAACAAGTCCAAGTTGTTAAAGACTTATTTGAGAAAACCCAAAAACAGGTTGAATTTACTCTCGTATTAAACGATGCTGTCGATGAAGTTAACAATTCCCAGGCAGAATATATTGCTGAGGAGCTAAGTAAAATTTTACAAGATCCATGTCTTAATAAAATAGAATTTGACAGCAGAAAGATTTTTTTAAGAAGTTCGGAAGAAGGCTTGGAAACCTTTAAGACTCTTTTTGATTCAGGAGAGTTGGCGGAGATTTTGTCTTATGACATAGAAACTTTAGAAAATGCTGATGGTAACAATCTAGTACCTATCTCTATCAATAAAAGGTTGGATACGCTTGAAAACCTGCTAGCAGAGAAGAAATGGAAAGAAGCAGACGAAGAAACATCTATTATTTTACTTCAAGCTGCAGCACAAGAAGAAAGAGGTTGGTTGCAACCTGAAGATATAGAAAAAATTGACTGCAATATCCTTTTCAAAATTGACGATATGTGGATGGATAGCAGTCAAAATTACTTCGGCTTTAGCGTTCAAAAGTTTGTTTGGGAGCAACTACAAGAACAACTTGAAAGCAACGTGAGCGATACAGAAAAAGAACGTGAATTTGCAAAACAAGTACAGTGGTGCGTGCAGGAGAAAGGTGAAAGATGGATTCAGATTGCTAAAAGTCAAATAGTCTGGGGCTATGATAAACAAATACGGGGATATCTTCCGACACCTCCCCCTGCTGTAACTGGTGATAACGTAATTAAGGTTTGTGTTACCCTTGCTCTTGTGGAAAGACTTGCTAAATATCAACAGCAATTAATGAATTAA
- the glcD gene encoding glycolate oxidase subunit GlcD — MLTQEKSRKIDWKPIIKELEAVLGKKGVIQRREELITYECDGLASYRQRPDLAVLPKTTEQVAQVVKICNKYSVPFIARGSGTGLSGGALPIPGCVLIVTSLMRQILNVDLDNQRVVVQPGVINNWVTQTVSGAGFYYAPDPSSQIICSIGGNVAENSGGVHCLKYGVTTNHVLGLKVVTANGDIVDLGGQIQEMPGYDLTGIFVGSEGTLGIATEITLRILKSAESICVLLADFTSVEAAGAAVSDIISAGIIPGGMEMMDNMSINAVEDVTATNCYPRDAVAILLVEIDGLDVEVKTNKQRVIEICKGNGARNVTSANDSETRLKLWKGRKAAFAAAGHLSPDYYVQDGVIPRTQLPYVLQEIEALSEKFGYKIANVFHAGDGNLHPLILFDNSIPGELEKVEEVGGEILKLCVKVGGSISGEHGIGADKKCYMPDMFSAADLETMQWVKQVFNSKGLANPQKIFPTPRTCGEAARAMSEKRFEDVERF; from the coding sequence ATGCTTACTCAAGAAAAATCTCGAAAAATTGACTGGAAACCTATCATCAAAGAGCTTGAAGCGGTTTTAGGTAAAAAAGGCGTGATACAGCGTCGCGAGGAACTAATTACTTATGAATGCGATGGTTTAGCTAGCTACCGTCAACGTCCGGATTTGGCAGTTTTACCAAAAACCACGGAACAAGTTGCCCAGGTGGTGAAGATATGCAATAAATATTCGGTTCCTTTTATTGCTAGAGGTTCTGGTACTGGTTTATCTGGCGGCGCTTTGCCGATTCCGGGATGCGTATTGATAGTCACTTCATTGATGCGGCAGATACTTAATGTTGATTTAGATAATCAGCGGGTTGTAGTTCAGCCTGGAGTGATTAATAATTGGGTGACTCAAACGGTTAGCGGTGCCGGTTTTTACTACGCTCCCGACCCTTCTAGTCAAATTATTTGTTCTATTGGGGGTAATGTTGCAGAAAATTCCGGTGGGGTGCATTGTTTGAAATACGGTGTTACCACCAATCACGTTTTAGGTTTAAAAGTTGTCACGGCGAATGGTGATATTGTTGATTTGGGCGGACAAATTCAAGAAATGCCCGGTTACGATTTAACGGGTATATTTGTAGGTTCGGAAGGCACACTGGGAATTGCCACAGAGATAACTTTGCGAATTCTCAAAAGTGCGGAATCTATTTGCGTGCTGTTGGCAGATTTTACCAGCGTGGAAGCAGCAGGAGCAGCGGTTTCCGATATTATCAGCGCTGGAATCATCCCTGGTGGTATGGAAATGATGGACAATATGAGCATTAATGCGGTGGAAGATGTAACTGCAACGAACTGTTATCCCCGCGATGCTGTAGCTATTTTGCTGGTTGAAATCGATGGTTTGGATGTAGAGGTGAAGACTAATAAGCAACGGGTTATCGAAATTTGTAAAGGCAATGGTGCCCGTAATGTAACTTCTGCTAACGACTCCGAAACGCGGCTCAAATTATGGAAAGGAAGAAAAGCAGCGTTTGCGGCTGCGGGGCATTTAAGTCCAGATTATTACGTGCAGGATGGAGTAATTCCTCGGACGCAGTTACCCTATGTTTTACAAGAAATTGAAGCATTAAGCGAGAAATTCGGTTACAAAATTGCCAATGTATTCCATGCAGGTGACGGCAATTTGCATCCCCTAATTCTGTTTGACAATTCTATTCCTGGTGAATTAGAGAAAGTTGAAGAAGTAGGTGGAGAAATTCTCAAGTTGTGTGTAAAAGTTGGCGGCAGTATTTCCGGAGAACACGGTATTGGTGCGGATAAGAAATGTTACATGCCGGATATGTTTTCTGCTGCGGATTTAGAAACAATGCAGTGGGTTAAGCAAGTTTTTAATAGTAAAGGGTTGGCAAATCCCCAAAAGATTTTCCCTACTCCTCGTACCTGTGGAGAAGCAGCTAGAGCAATGAGCGAGAAGAGGTTTGAAGATGTAGAAAGGTTCTGA